CTTGTAAATTATGGATTAatccttcttttatttttttatcaattttagtccttatatttttcatattttaaaatttcagtcctgACTTAAATTGCAGCCTTTACATCGACTAGGTaaaaattctgctattagtctTGCTCTATGCATAAGCGGtggattaaaatttcaatcatggTTAAAAACAGCCGTCACTAAATCCAATAACTAAAAATGTGgctttttttgtgtgtgtgaatATTACGTGAAAATAACAATCAGGCATAACGTTgcacatataataatataattggcgcataatattttaaaaacagtAAAATATAACGATTATTGTTTGGCCAAgactagaattttaaaattaaaaaagtgaaGGTAAAAGCAAgggttaaatattaaatttatacacccaatatttaatttaatacatgagTATTGatttagtgcatttatacacatgaaacttgaattgtggtttatatatatgaaactttgattttgattcaattgtatacattttaaaaaatgaatacatataattatttttatattggattaatataatgatttgtgtatgtaatatattaacataaaatgATGCTAATTCGATAATGTTATTAGTGGTTCgtgaaaattaatgaaattaaattttcatgtataaaatcacataaaaataatgttcatgtatcaaattgtaCATTgcatcaaaattcatgtatgattttaatatttatctcatctaaaaaaaagtttaagtacaaggactaaatcgatAATTTAGACTAATCCTCCTAATGCACTATCGACAAGGGATCGCATCTACTTTTTTTCCTTACAAGcactgcaaaaagaaaaaaagaaaaagaaaaacacaagcTTTATCTTCCACTTTAATGGCGTTTCTTGTTCTCcttcttcttttaaattttgtatttaatgcAACAAATGCTCAATCAACAAGCTCTATTATCAAACCAGGTTCTTCTCTTTCACCCATCAATAATTCATATTTGCTATCGCCGTCCGGCCAGTTCGCTTTCGGTTTCTACCGATACAAAAACGGCTACTCCGTAGGCATATGGTTCGAAAACATCCAGCAGAAAACAATTGTATGGACGGCTAACCGAGATGCCTTGCCGTTCCCTAGCAATGTCACATTGGTTTTAACCACCGAAGGTACCCTTATTGTTCGACCAAAGCAAGGTCAAGACGTACTCATTGCCGATGCTAGTAGTGATAACGTGTCACGGTTAGCAACTTCGGCCTCGATGCTCGATTCGGGTAACTTTGTTTTGTTGAATTCGAGTGGTGGGATCGTATGGAAGAGTTTTGATTTCCCGACCGATACCATTTTACCAGGACAACGTCTAGCGGTGACCGGTAAGCTCGTTTCGAGTGTTGCCGAGTCGGATCATAGTAGCGGAAAATTTCTAATTCTTATGCAAAGGGATGGGAATTTGGTTCAATACCCTGTTGGAGCATGGAACAGCTTGGTGCTGCTTATTGGGCTACTGATACATTTACTGCTGGATATGGTGTGAGCTTGAATCTTGATGGTGACGGTCACctatatttgttaaatgataccgGTTTCAACATCAAAAGTATTAATACGAACTACGTTAATGCCTCGGGTAAGTCCGTGTATCGTGCAACAATCGATACGGATGGTATATTTCGATTGTACTCACATAGTTCTAACCAATTTGATGATTGGTACACCGAATGGTCATCCTCTAATTATAGATGTGATCCTTTCGGTTTGTGCGGTGAGAATAGTTATTGTGTTATGATGGGTGGGGAACCCGTTTGTCAATGTCCTCTTCATTTCGATTTTATCAACGAGAAGCGACAGGAATTGGGTTGCCGAAAGAACTATAGTTTAGTTGCTTGTGACACAAGAAATGAccaaacttttgattttcttgagGTGAACGATGTGTCTTGGAAAAATGATGCGTATTTGAGTCTTTCGTTGAAGACAAAGAACAGTTGTAGGGACGAGTGTTATCGAGATTGTAGTTGCGAAGCCGCTGTCTTCGAGAACGAGTTGTGTAAAATGATGAAGTTGCCGTTACGGTTTGGGAGGAGAGTATTAAGTGGTCAAGTTACTACATTTTTAAAGATTGGAGGAGAACTTGCTGGTGTTGGgacaaggaaaaggaaaaggaagctAAGAATGGATATGTTAATCATTAGTATTGCCATGGCATGCTTGACGCTTGGGTTTCTAGCTGTAGCAACGATCGGCGTTCGAAAGTATCGTGCTTATGTTCGAAAATACAAGCGTGATTTGCGTTTGGTAAACAATCGAGTTGCTGAAGATGTTTCCTTGAAATCATTTTCCCTCGAGGAACTTAAAGATGCAACCAACAATTTTGTGGACGTGATCGGTAAAGGAGCTTACGGGACGGTTTTCAAAGGGGTGATATTCGATGGCGAAAGAACAGTAGCCGTCAAGAGACTGGAAAAAGTGGTGGCCGAAGGTGAAAGAGATTTCCTGAATGAAATGAAAGCCATCGGGAAAACACATCACAAGAACCTCGTTCGATTGCTCGGTTATTGCTACGACGGGACTAATAGGCTTCTGGTTTACGAGTACATGAAAAACGGTTCTCTTGcagattttcttttcaaatcgaGATTAAAGGTAAATTGGGAAGTAAGAGTCGAAATAGTATTGAGTATAGCGAGAGGAATTTGTTACTTGCATGAAGAATGCGAGACTCGGATTATCCATTGCGATATCAAACCCGAAAACATCCTAATGGACGACGAAGGGTACGCGAAAATTGCAGAATTCGGATTAGCCAAGCTATTGATGCCTAACCAATCTAGGACATACACCGAAATCCGAGGGACGAGGGGATACGTTGCCCCAGAGTGGCATCGAAACTTACCAATAACCGTGAAAGCCAATGTTTATAGCTTCGGAATAATGCTGTTCGAGATCATTTGTTGTAGAAGGAGTATGGAAACGGATGTTCCGGAAAACGAACAAGTTCTTGCATACTGGGCACATGATTGTTTCAAGGCTAATGAAGTGGAGAAGCTGGTGCAAAATGAATTTGTGGAGAAGAGTAAATTGGAGAAGATGGTTAAGGTCGGATTATGGTGCACCCAAGATGAAGCATCGTCTCGACCGTCGATGAAAAGGGTTATCTTGATGCTAGAAGGGACGGTTAATATACCCGATCCTCCACCCCTTAGCTCCTTTGTTAGTTCTCCTTAGATCATGTTTGTGGCACAAGTTAAGACTTTTAACTTTGCCAAGCGTAAAAACCATAGTGTCCATGCTTATATAGTTGTGAATTACACTGATGAATCACAGCaggtatatacatatttatatatgtatatattatcaGCCTGATGAAATTTACAGTGTaatcaataaatttttctataatattaGAACAGAGGAAGATGTTTAGATTTTGAatcttgaatttatttaatcCTTCTTAAGAGATAAGAATATAtcttcagttaattcggtttttatatataaagaatCTAATGAACCAACTAAActaatataattgaattaaccAAACTGAGTTGAATGctattattttcctatttatgggtGAGGAAGAgattataaataattctaagcatattttaaattaatcattgaTCTTCgaaatattctaattaaatcttTAACCTATCGCAATTGTTAAATTACGTTATTgcctttaatatatattattaacccaAATCCAAACATAATTATTGAGTCAAGCTTGAACTTAAGAACAAATATTGGCAAACAAGCTTAATCGAGCTTGAGTAGCTCGGTTTTATCTTGAATAGAGCTCGAGCTTAGAAATAGATGTTCGATCGAGCTTGAGGCATGTATCGAGCTCTGAATTTCGAGTCAAGCTCACTGCTTGATTTCACCCCTATGTCAGATCCCATTTAGATCCAACatgaatcataattttaaacatgtggatcaaattataaatacgtGTATTTATATGAACAATTTGGATCTAATTGTTAAAAACagtgtaaataattttatatttgtataaaatatcgtaatattttttgttcggagaacaaattaaattaaaatataataaaacaagtCAATTGGTAATTATTTGACCATGCACTTAAAATTCCATTTGtttgcatttctttttcttggaaTCTAATTTGTTTATGCTTACCAATAGCCTGACTCTTTGTGCATTTGTTTGCTGTCTGAATGTCAATTCATTTAG
This genomic stretch from Gossypium raimondii isolate GPD5lz chromosome 6, ASM2569854v1, whole genome shotgun sequence harbors:
- the LOC128041894 gene encoding G-type lectin S-receptor-like serine/threonine-protein kinase LECRK3 is translated as MAFLVLLLLLNFVFNATNAQSTSSIIKPGSSLSPINNSYLLSPSGQFAFGFYRYKNGYSVGIWFENIQQKTIVWTANRDALPFPSNVTLVLTTEGTLIVRPKQGQDVLIADASSDNVSRLATSASMLDSGNFVLLNSSGGIGWEFGSIPCWSMEQLGAAYWATDTFTAGYGVSLNLDGDGHLYLLNDTGFNIKSINTNYVNASGKSVYRATIDTDGIFRLYSHSSNQFDDWYTEWSSSNYRCDPFGLCGENSYCVMMGGEPVCQCPLHFDFINEKRQELGCRKNYSLVACDTRNDQTFDFLEVNDVSWKNDAYLSLSLKTKNSCRDECYRDCSCEAAVFENELCKMMKLPLRFGRRVLSGQVTTFLKIGGELAGVGTRKRKRKLRMDMLIISIAMACLTLGFLAVATIGVRKYRAYVRKYKRDLRLVNNRVAEDVSLKSFSLEELKDATNNFVDVIGKGAYGTVFKGVIFDGERTVAVKRLEKVVAEGERDFLNEMKAIGKTHHKNLVRLLGYCYDGTNRLLVYEYMKNGSLADFLFKSRLKVNWEVRVEIVLSIARGICYLHEECETRIIHCDIKPENILMDDEGYAKIAEFGLAKLLMPNQSRTYTEIRGTRGYVAPEWHRNLPITVKANVYSFGIMLFEIICCRRSMETDVPENEQVLAYWAHDCFKANEVEKLVQNEFVEKSKLEKMVKVGLWCTQDEASSRPSMKRVILMLEGTVNIPDPPPLSSFVSSP